A single genomic interval of Pan paniscus chromosome 18, NHGRI_mPanPan1-v2.0_pri, whole genome shotgun sequence harbors:
- the ZNF19 gene encoding zinc finger protein 19: protein MAAMPLKAQYQEMVTFEDVAVHFTKTEWTGLSPAQRALYRSVMLENFGNLTALGYPVPKPALISLLEGGDMAWGLEAQDDPPAERTKNVCKDVETNIDSESTLIQGISEERDGMMSHGQLKSVPQRTVFPETRNVEKHQDIPTVKNIRGKVPRIPCARKPFICEECGKSFSYFSYYARHQRIHTGEKPFECSECGKAFNGNSSLIRHQRIHTGERPYQCEECGRAFNDNANLIRHQRIHSGDRPYYCTECGNSFTSSSEFVIHQRIHTGEKPYECNECGKAFVGNSPLLRHQKIHTGEKPYECNECGKSFGRTSHLSQHQRIHTGEKPYSCKVCGQAFNFHTKLTRHQRIHSEEKPFDCVDCGKAFSAQEQLKRHLRIHTQESSYVCDECGKTFTSKRNLHQHQRIHTGEKPYECSKYEKAFGTSSQLGHLEHVHSGEKPVLDICRFGLPEFFTPFYW, encoded by the exons ATGGCAGCCATGCCTCTGAAAGCTCAATACCAG GAGATGGTGACCTTCGAGGATGTGGCTGTGCACTTCACCAAGACAGAATGGACTGGCCTTTCTCCTGCCCAGAGGGCCCTGTACAGAAGTGTGATGTTGGAGAATTTTGGGAACCTGACTGCTTTGG gGTACCCAGTTCCCAAACCTGCACTGATCTCACTTTTGGAGGGAGGGGACATGGCTTGGGGCCTGGAAGCACAGGATGATCCCCCAGCAGAGAGGACCAAAAACGTCTGTAAAG ATGTTGAGACCAACATTGACAGTGAGTCCACATTAATCCAGGGAATTTCTGAAGAAAGAGATGGGATGATGTCACATGGTCAGCTGAAGAGTGTCCCTCAGAGAACTGTCTTCCCAGAAACACGTAATGTGGAAAAGCACCAGGACATCCCCACAGTGAAAAATATCCGAGGAAAGGTTCCAAGAATCCCCTGTGCAAGGAAACCTTTCATATGTGAGGAGTGTGGGAAATCCTTCAGCTACTTTTCTTACTATGCTAGACACCAGAGAATCCACACTGGGGAGAAACCCTTTGAGTGTAGTGAGTGTGGAAAAGCCTTTAATGGTAATTCTTCGTTAATTCGGCACCAGAggattcacactggagagagacCCTATCAGTGTGAGGAGTGTGGGCGAGCCTTTAATGATAATGCAAATCTGATCAGGCATCAGAGAATCCACAGTGGGGACAGACCCTATTACTGTACAGAGTGTGGGAATAGTTTCACCAGTAGTTCCGAGTTTGTTATACATCAGAGAATCCACACtggggagaaaccctatgagtgtaatgagtgtggcaaaGCTTTTGTTGGTAATTCACCCCTACTTCGGCATCAGAAaatccacactggagagaaaccctatgagtgtaatgagtgtggcaaaAGCTTTGGAAGGACTTCCCATCTAAGCCAACATCAGCGTATTCACACAGGGGAAAAGCCTTATTCTTGTAAAGTATGTGGACAAGCCTTCAATTTTCATACAAAACTAACTCGGCACCAGAGAATTCACAGTGAGGAGAAACCCTTTGACTGTGTAGATTGTGGAAAAGCCTTCAGTGCTCAGGAACAATTAAAAAGGCATCTGAGAATTCATACTCAGGAGTCTTCCTATGTATGTGATGAGTGTGGAAAAACCTTCACTAGCAAAAGAAATCTTCATCAACATCAAAGAatccatactggagagaaaccctatgagtgtaGCAAGTATGAGAAGGCCTTTGGGACTTCTTCCCAGCTAGGTCACCTTGAGCATGTCCACTCTGGAGAAAAGCCTGTGCTGGACATTTGTCGTTTTGGCCTCCCAGAATTTTTTACCCCCTTTTACTGGTAA